TAGGACGGCAGCTCGCCACCGTTGGGCACGCCCTCGATGTCCGAACGCAGGCCGCTGCCGAACACGTAGTTGGCCCCGATCCGGTTGTGCCCGGCGAAGGCGTAGCTAAGGCCGCCTGACGAGGTGAGCTTCTGGTCGTGGTCGAGATGGATCCAATGGTTGGCCACATAGGCCAGCGCGTCCGGATCGAGGTTGTACTGGCTGGTGATGACCTGGGTGCCGATGGCCTTGTTGTACGCCGCATTGAAGTAGGCGCTGAACGGCCCGTTGCTGTAGTCGGCACTGAACTCCAGGCCACGGATATGGCCACGGCGGTAGTTGAACGTCGAGTAGATGTAGGCGGCGCCGAACTGGCCTTCGTCCTGCAGGCGCGCAACGCGGCGGTCATACGCGTCCAGTCCAAGGGTCAGGTGTTCACCCAGCTGCTGCGAGACGCCGATGTCGTAGTAGTCGCTGCGTTCGGCCAGCGGTATGTTGTTGCCGCCGCCGGGCTGCTGGTTGGTGGTGCCGTCATACAGGGCGATATCGCTGCTGGCGATCAGCTCACTGGCCGGTGGCGTGAAGTATCGCGAATAGCCGGCATGCACGGTGGTGCTGTCGCTCGCATTCCAGACCACGCCGACGCGTGGGCTGAGCTGGCCCTCGGCGTGGCCGAAGGCCTTGTAGCGATCACCACGCAGGCCGTAGTTCACGGTCCAGTCGTCGCCGATCTTCCATTCATCCTGCACGTACAACGCCAGCGTACTGGCATGGAAGGCGCTGCGGTCAGGAATCAGCATCGGCGTGGTGCTGGATTGCTGGCCGGCGTCATCGACCGGGAACACCCAGCTGTGGTTGCTGGCCCGCGCGTTCTCGTAGTTGCCGTACAGGCCGTAGCGCAATGTGTGGTCGTTGCCCAGTGGGGTGGAGAAGTCGGCCTGCAGGGTGTTGGCGCGGTTGCTGCGCTGGACCTGCGAGGCGACGCCACTGAACACCAGATCGCCGATGACATCCGGGTTGAACGCTACATCGCTGTAGCGCTGCCCGGCGGACAGCTGGTAGGCGGTGCTGCCCAGCGTGCCCTGCAGCACCAGCATGCCGAAACGGGTGGTCTCGCGCTGGGTTTCATCCAGCTGGCTGGAGTCGAAGGTGGTGGTGTCCAGGTAACCGAACTGCGGGGTCTGGCCAGGATTGACCGGGATCTGGAAGCGGTTGTTGGCGAAGCCGGCGAACACGCTCAGGCGGGTGTTCTCGTTGACCAGATAGGTCAGGTCGGCGAAGGCCTTGCCCTGATGGGTGTCGTCGTGCAGCGGCTTGCGCGAACTGGTCGGATTCTCCAGGCCGACCTCGTTCTGGTCGTAGTTGCCGGTCAGGAACCAGCTCCAGCGCCCCTGGTTGCCCCACCACGAGGCATTCGGATTGATCTTGCCGAACGAGCCTGCGGTCAGCCCGGCGCTGCCACCATTGCCGAGCTCGGCACCACTACGGGTGGTGATGTCGACCACCGCCGCGGTGCGCTCGCCGAACTGCGCCGGCAGCGCGCCATCCATCAGGCGGACGCTCTTGATGGTGCGGGCATCCAGGGTCTGGCCGAAGCCGGAGATCGATTCGGGCAGCAGCACGCCGTTGATGCGGTACTGCAGATTGGCGTGATCGCCGCGCACGTGCACGCCGCCAAAGGAATCCTGGACCACGCCGGGCGCCTGCAGCAGGACCTGGCTGAGCGGCGCAGAGGCTCCCAGCGGCTGCTTCTGGATGTCCTCGGCGGTGATCTGGTACTGGCTGCTGCCGATGTCCGGCGACAGCGCGTTGCGGGCCTGGTCGAGCTGGGCGCTGACGGTGACCGTGTCGAGGTCCTTCACCGGGGTGGCATCGGCAGCCGCGGCGAGGGAGGGCAGGCTGGCCAGGGTCAGGGCGAAGGTGATGCCGGTAGCGAGCAGGGAAGGCTTCATGGCGGATGGGCTGTGGAAGAGGCCGGTAGGGATGGAGTGTTACTTCGTAACAGTGCGTGGCGAATCATGCGCCTGTCCGGGCGGCTGTGGCCATGCGGTTTGTGGCCGATCGTGATGCGCTTTCCCCGGCGTTCAGCCATGTGCAGACGGTGCTCGGCCCTTTGCGGCAGCGGTCGGCTCTGCGACCATGATCGTCCCCCACCTCCGGAAGCCTGCAATGAGCCTGTCCGCCGTTTCGCCTGTCCCCGAACCTGCCGCGACCGCCGCTGGCGCTGCCTGGTCGCCGGAGAGCTGGCGTGGCAAGACCGCGCTGCAGATGCCGACCTACCCGGACCCGGTGGCGCTGGACGCTGCCCTGCACGAGCTGAAGCGGCTGCCGCCGCTGGTCACGTCGTGGGAAATCCTGGCGCTGAAGCAGCAGCTGGCCGAGGCCCAGGAAGGCAAGCGTTTCCTGCTGCAGGGCGGCGATTGTGCCGAGAATTTCAGCGACTGCGAATCAGGCACCATTTCCAACCGGTTGAAAGTGCTGCTGCAGATGAGCCTGGTGCTGGTGCACGGCCTGCGCCAGCCGGTGATCCGCGTTGGGCGTTTTGCCGGCCAGTACGCCAAGCCGCGTTCGGCCGATACCGAGACCCGCGATGGCGTGACGCTGCCCAGCTACCGCGGTGATGTGATCAATGCGCCGGCGTTCACCGAAGCGGCGCGCCTGCCGGATCCGAAGCGGATGCTGCAGGCCCACGCACATTCGGCGATGACCATGAACTTCGTGCGTGCGCTGATCGATGGCGGCTTCGCCGACCTGCATCATCCGGAGTACTGGAACCTGGAGTGGGTGCGGCATTCGCCGCTGGCCGCCGAGTACCAGAAGATGGTGGCGTCGATCGGTGATGCGGTGCACTTCATGGAAACCCTGGCCGGGGCCCGCGTGCACAACCTCAACCGCATCGACTTCTACACCTCGCATGAAGCGCTGCTGTTGCCCTACGAGCAGGCGCTGACCCGGCAGGTGCCGCGCCAGCAGGGCTGGTTGAACCTGAGCACGCATTACCCGTGGATCGGCATGCGCACGGCCGCGCTCGATGGCGCGCACGTGGAATACCTGCGTGGCGTGCGCAACCCGATTGCGATCAAGGTGGGCCCGTCGGTGACTCCGGACCAGCTGCTGCGCCTGATTGATGTGCTCAACCCGCATGACGAGCCGGGTCGACTGAGCTTCATCCACCGCATGGGTGCAGCGCAGATTGCCGACAAGCTGCCGCCGCTGCTTGACGCGGTCAAGCGCGATGGCCGCCGCGTGCTGTGGGTGTGCGACGCGATGCATGGCAATACCGAAAGCACCGCCAATGGCTTCAAGACGCGCCGCTTCGACAACGTGCGCGGCGAAGTGGAGATGTCGTTCGATCTGCATGCGGCCGCAGGCACGCGCCTGGGCGGTGTGCACCTGGAACTGACCGGCGAAGACGTGACCGAGTGCACCGGTGGCGCGCGCGAACTGACCGAACGTGACCTCGAGCGTGCGTATCGTTCGACGGTTGACCCGCGGTTGAACTACGAGCAGTCGCTGGAGATCGCGATGGCGATCGTGCGCAAGCAGGAACAAGTGCGGTAAGGGTTTTTCGGCAGGGCTTGCAGCCCTGCACCTGCCGAGGCCAGAGCAACAGCAACGGCAGAAGCGGGTATTGCGTGGGATGGCGGGGCGGTGGGGGTAGGCAGGACACGCCGTAAACCCATCCATGGGGGCTCGATGGCGCCATCCATGGCGCCAACGGTCCTGCCTACCCACACCGCCCCGCCTCTGACAGATTCCGGCGGCTGTTGGTAGGTGTCGACCGTGGTCGACACGGTAATCCACGCTATGCGTGGATGAATCTCTATGAAAATCGAATATTTCGATATCTGTGAGATTTGAGCCGAGCATGGCTCGGCTCTACAAAAAATGCCGACAGATCGCAGAAGACTGTCGAAGGCGGGGTGGGTCCGGTTGCGGGGGCGTGAGCCGCATGGATGCGGCGACCGAGCTTACATGGACGTACTTGCAGCGCCCCCCGCAACCGGACCCACCCCGCCATCCCGCAGGAAACCCGCTTCTGCTTCGGCTGTTGCTGTTGCTGTTGCTGTTGCTCCAGCACGCAGCAGGTGCAGGGCTGCAAGCCCTGCCGACCAACACCCTCCTTACGAACGACTGACGTGACGCTCATGCGCCATGCGCGAGGCTGTCCCCTTGCTGTTCGAGTGGAGGTGGCAACGGTGCACTGGCAAAGCGCACAGGCATACGCATGGCCGTTGGGATTGGCCGTAGTGGTGGGTGGCATCGGCGCATGGCTGATCCTGTGGATCTACCATCGGCTGAAAGGGCGTGACCGCCGGCGCGCGCGTATCGGCCGTGTGCTTGGGTTGCCGATGGCGACCGCATGGCCGCTGCTGCTGTTGATCCCCGCATTGCAGGCCACGCCGCTGCAGGATCCGCTGCTGGCCAACCTGCAGCATGTGCTGCACATCGCGCTGACCGCCTGTTTCATCTGGCTGCTGGTGCGGGCGGTGGCGGCGGGTGAGCGGGCAATCCTGCGCAGTCATCCCATCGATGTCTCCGACAACCTGGAAGCACGCCGCATCCAGACCCAGACCCGGGTGCTCAGCCGCGTGCTGATGGGCGGCATCATCGTGCTGGGCGCTTCACTGGTGCTGCTGACGTTTCCGATGGTGCAGAAGATCGGTACCGCGCTGCTGGCCTCGGCCGGCCTGATCGGCCTGGTGGCCGGTATCGCCGCCAAGCCGGTGTTCGGCAACCTGATCGCCGGCCTGCAGATCGCGGTGACGCAGCCGATCCGGCTGGATGACGTGGTGATCGTCGAAGGTGAGTGGGGGCGTATCGAGGAGATCGGCAGCAGCTATGTGGTGGTGCGCATCTGGGACGAGCGGCGGATGGTGGTGCCGCTGACCTGGTTCATCGAGAACCCCTTCCAGAACTGGACACGGCGCAGCGCCGACCTGCTCGGCACGGCGTTCCTGTGGCTGGACTATCGTGCGCCGATCCCGGCGATCCGCGCTGAGCTGGAGCGCATCTGCCGCGGTGAAGCGCTGTGGGATGGCCGGGTCTGCGTGACCCAGGTGACCGAGACCAGCGAGCGTGCGATCCAGGTGCGCCTGCTGGTCAGTGCGCGCAACTCCGGCGATGCCTTCGATCTGCGCTGCCTGGTGCGCGAACGCATGCTCGATTTCCTCGCGCGCGAGCATCCACAGTCGCTGCCGCAGGTGCGTGCGCGGCTGCAGCACGCAGACGAACTGGACATGCCGCGCGGTCCTCGCGCACGCACTGCAGACGTGCGTTCGCCGGGGGCTGAAGATGGTGAGGCGGCAATCCTACCGGTGGAGCCGGAACCCGAACGGTAGCGCCGGCCACTGGCCGGCGACCCCGGATCTGCCGGCCAGCGCCGGCACTACCGGATCACGGCTCGCCCGCCTCGATCAGGGTGTCGGTATCGAAGTGCGGTGGTCGCCGCGCGCGGGTGCGTTGTTCATAGGCGTAGGCCATTTCGATCAGCTTCGGTTCGCTCCAGGCGGTGCCCATGAACAGCAGGCCGACCGGCAGGCCATCGATCTGGCCCATCGGCACGCTGAGGCTGGGATAGCCGGCGACGGCGGCGGCGCTGTAGCTCTCGCCGGGGAAGTCGTCGCCTTCGCTGCGGATCGGCCACGCCACACCGGTGGTCGGCGCGACCAGGGCATCCAGCTGGTGGGCGGCGAGGGCGGCATCGATGCCTTCCGGGCCGGCCAGCCGGCGCGCGTCGCTGCGTGCGCGGATATAGGCGGGATCGGCCAGGCCAGCGGTCGCGTCGGCCTCCACCAGTAGCTCCTGGCCAAACAGGCCCAGTTCCTGCTTGCTGTGCGCCTGGTTGAAGGCGATCAGCTCGGCCAGGCTGCGCAGTGGCGCGCGATGGGTGCTGAAGTAGCGCTCCAGCCCTGCCTTGAATTCGTACAGCAGCACCATGCGTTCGGCCTCGGCCCAGGCGCCCTGGTTGGGCAGCTCCACTGGCACCACGATGGCGCCCGCCCGACGCAGCTCGGTGGCCGCCTGTTCGATCAGCGGCGGCATGCCGCGGTACTTCAGCAGCGGTGTCTGCAGCAGGCCGATACGCTTGCCACGCAGGCCCTGCGGGTCCAGGCGTGCGGTGTAGTCGTACACCGCGCGTCCGGGCATGGTCGCCGTGGCCGGGTCGGCATCATCGCGCCCGGCGATCGCGGTCAGTACGGCCGCTGCGTCGGCGACGCTGCGTGTCATCGGCCCTGCGGTGTCCTGGCTGAAGGAAATCGGGATGATGCCGTCGCGGCTGACCAGGCCGACGGTCGGCTTGAGGCCGACGATGCCATTGATCGCCGCAGGGCAGACGATGCTGCCGTCGGTTTCAGTGCCGATCGCTACGCTGGCCAGGTTGGCGGCCACGGCCACCGCGCTGCCGCTGCTGGAGCCGCAGGGCGAGTGGCTGAGGCGATAGGGATTGCGGGTCTGGCCACCGCGCGCGCTCCAGCCGGACACCGAATCGTTGCCGCGGAAATTGGCCCACTCGCTGAGATTGGTCTTGCCCAGCACCACCGCACCGGCGTCGCGCAGCCGGCGCACCAGGTAGGCGTCGTCCGGGCGGAACCCCTGCAGGGCCAGCGAGCCGGCGCTGGTGGCCATCGGGGCGGCGTTGATGTTGTCCTTCAGCAGTACCGGAATGCCGTGCAGCGGGCCGCGCAGGCGTCCATCACGGCGCTCGCGGTCGCGCGCAGCGGCTTCCTTCAGTGCATCCGGGTTGAGCTCGATCACCGCGCGCAGGCGCGGCCCGGTGCGGTCCAGGGTGGCGATGCGCTGCAGGTAGGCCTGGGTCAGGGTGATGCTGTCCAGCTCGCCGGCGGTCATCCGCGCCTGCAGGTCGGCAACATCGGTTTCGGCATATGGGAACGGCACGTTGCGGCTCGCGGGTTCGGCCGCATGCGCGCTGGACGTGGCCGGGCTGCAGCCAGCCGAAAGCAGCGCAGGCAGCGCGGCAAGCAGGCAGGTCAGCAGAGGCGGCAAGGACGGGCGCATGGGGCGGCTTGGTCGGCTCCAATCCCCAGTGTAGCCGGTGCTCAGCGGTGGCGCTTGCGCAGGTCGCGGGCGAGGACGTAGACCACGATCAGGTTGATTGCCAGGATCGTCCACGACGGCCAGCCGGGGTGGCGGATGATCGCGAAGATGTCGAAGGGCAGGTACAGCGAGGCAGTCAGGCAGCCCAGCCAGGAGGCCCAGGCCTTGGCCCGCCACAGGCCCCAGGCTTCGACCAGGTGCAGCAGGCCGTAGCCGATCATGCCCGCCGCGGCCAGGTGCACCGCGTCGGGGCTGATCATGTGCAGCAGCGAGGGCAGGGTGCCATGGTCCGGATCCAGGCTGAAACGCCGGATCAGGACCATGATGCCGTGCCGCAGCGGCTGCGGTCCGAGCACTTCCAGCCCGGTGGCGGCCAGCAGCGCCAACATCGCCTTGCTCGCTTCGAGCAGGGCGATGACGTGGAGACCCGGATGCCGGTGCGGATCCGGGTTGTAGCCGCTCTGGTTCACCGGGTGCTGGCTCAGCCGCCGCGCGAAGCCTTCTTGCGGTCGCTTTCGGTCAGGAACTTCTTGCGCAGACGGATCTCCTTGGGGGTGATCTCGACCAGCTCGTCGTCTTCGATGAAGTCCAAGGCCTGTTCCAGCGAGTACTTGATCGCCGGGGTCAGCTGGATCGCATCGTCCTTGCCCGAAGCGCGCATGTTGGTCAGCGGCTTGGTCTTGATCGCGTTGACGGTCAGGTCGTTGTCCTTGGAGTGGATGCCGACCAGCTGACCTTCATACACGTTGTCGCCTTCAGCAGCGAAGAGCTTGCCGCGCTCCTGCAGCGGGCCCAGCGAGTAAGCCGGCGTGGTGCCCGGCGCATTGGCGATCATCACGCCGTTGATGCGCTTGGCGATGGCGCCCTGTTCCTTCGGACCGTAATGGTCGAACACGTGGAACAGCAGGCCCGAGCCCTGGGTCAGGGTCTTGAACTCGTTCTGGAAACCGATCAGGCCACGGGCCGGGATCTGGTACTCCAGGCGCACACGGCCCTTGCCGTCCGGTTCCATGTTCTTCAGCTGGCCCTTGCGGGTGCCCAGCTTTTCCATCACGCCGCCCTGGTGCACTTCTTCAATGTCCACCACCAGCTGCTCGATCGGCTCCATCATCTGGCCGTCGATTTCCTTGATGATCACTTCCGGGCGCGACACGGCCAGCTCGTAGCCCTCGCGACGCATGTTCTCGATCAGTACCGACAGGTGCAGTTCGCCACGGCCGGAGACCAGGAACTTGTCGGCGTCTTCCAGCTGTTCGACCTTCAGGGCCACGTTGTGGACCTGTTCGCGGTCCAGACGGTCCTTGATCTGGCGGCTGGTCAGGAACTTGCCACCGGACAGGTCCTTGTTGCCGGCGAACGGCGAGTTGTTGACCTGGAAGGTCATCGAGATGGTCGGCTCGTCGACGGTCAGCGCCGGCAGGGCTTCCGGGTTTTCCGGGTGGCACAGGGTGTCGGAGATGGTCAGCTCCGGAATACCGGAGATGGCCACGATGTCACCGGCCTCGGCCGTGTCCTGCTCGATGCGCTCCAGGCCCAGGAAGCCCAGCACCTGGGCGACCTTGCCGTTGCGCTTCTTGCCTTCACGGTCGATGACGGCGACCGGCATGTTCTTCTTCAGGGTGCCGCGCTGGATGCGGCCGATGCCGATCACGCCCACGAAGTTGTTGTAGTCCAGCTGGCTGATGCGCATCTGGAACGGGCCTTCCGGGTCCACTTCCGGACGCGGGGCGTGCTGCATGATGGCTTCGTACAGCGGGGTCATGTCGCCGTCGCGCACGGTGTCTTCCAGGCCGGCGTAGCCGTTCAGGGCCGAGGCGTAGACGATCGGGAAGTCCAGCTGCTCATTGGTGGCGCCGAGCTTGTCGAACAGGTCGAAGACCTGGTCGATCACCCACTCCGGGCGCGCGCCCGGACGGTCGATCTTGTTGACCACGACGATCGGCTTGAAGCCCATCGCGAAGGCCTTCTGGGTCACGAAGCGGGTCTGCGGCATCGGGCCGTCCATCGCATCGACCAGGATCAGCACGGTGTCGACCATCGACAGCACGCGCTCGACCTCACCGCCGAAGTCGGCGTGGCCGGGGGTGTCGACGATGTTGATCCGGTTCTTGATGCCGGTCTTCTTGTCTTCCCAGGTGATGGCGGTGTTCTTGGCCAAGATGGTGATGCCGCGTTCCTTTTCCTGGTCGTTGCTGTCCATCACGCGCTCGGCGAGGACGGTGCGCTCGGACAGGGTGCCGGACTGCTTCAGCAGCTGGTCGACCAGGGTGGTCTTGCCATGGTCGACGTGGGCGACGATGGCGATGTTGCGAAGATTTTCGATGGACATACGAAAGGGGGCCAGTCGGCGCCGGATTTGGAAAAAGAAGTCCAACATTATACGTCGAACTTGACGATTCGCGAAAAGGTCGATTTCACACCGGTCACGGGGCCCATTCAGCTGGCTGTCCGCCGCGCCGGCCGAGGTCGCCAGCCCCGGTCGGCGGGGCTCCCTTCCGGCGGCTGAAGCCGGGCTCTGCGCCGATGGTCGAAGCCGCCGCTGCCACGAGGCAGGTGTAAACTAGGTGGCTAGACGCATTCCCCTTTGCATCAAGGATCTTCATGTCCCTCATCGCCACTTTCGACACCACCCAGGGCCCGATCAAGGTCGAGCTGTTCGCCGACAAGGCGCCGCTGACCGTGGCCAACTTCGTGAACCTGGTCAAGCACGGCTTCTATGACGGCCTGATCTTCCACCGCGTGATCGCCGACTTCATGATCCAGGGCGGCTGCCCGCAGGGTCGTGGCACCGGCGGCCCGGGCTACAAGTTCGAAGACGAGAAGAATGGCGTGAAGCACGAGGTCGGCTCGCTGTCGATGGCCAATGCCGGCCCGAACACCAACGGCAGCCAGTTCTTCATCACCCACATCAAGACCGACTGGCTGGACGGCCGCCACACCGTCTTCGGCAAGGTCCTGGAAGGCCAGGCCATCGTCGATTCGGTCAAGCAGGGCGACGTGATCCATTCGATCACCCTGGAAGGCGACGTCGACGCCGCTCTGGCCGCCCAGGCCGAGCGCGTCGCGGAGTGGAACAAGCACCTCGCCGCCTGATCTCCTTCGAAACGGCCACCCTCGGGTGGCCGTTTCCCTGTTCCCCGCCGCCCGCCCGGCCTGCGTGGCCATGCCCGCGGCGTCCCATCAAACGCTTGCAAGCAAGAGGAAACCCCCATGAAAGCACCCGTTCGTGTTGCCGTGACCGGCGCCGCCGGCCAGATCGGTTATGCCCTGCTGTTCCGCATCGCCTCCGGCGAAATGCTGGGCAAGGACCAGCCGGTCATCCTGCAGCTGCTGGAACTGCCGGTCGACAAGGCCCAGGCCGCCCTGAAGGGCGTGATGATGGAGCTGGAAGACTGCGCCTTCCCGCTGCTGGCCGGCATGGTCGGCACCGATGATGCCGAAGTCGCGTTCAAGGATGCCGACATCGCCCTGCTGGTTGGCGCGCGTCCGCGTGGCCCGGGCATGGAGCGCAAGGACCTGCTGCTGGAAAACGCCAAGATCTTCACCGCCCAGGGCGCGGCGCTGAACAAGGTCGCCAGCCGTGACGTGAAGGTGCTGGTGGTCGGCAACCCGGCCAACACCAACGCCTACATCGCCATGAAGTCGGCCCCGGACCTGAAGCCGGAAAACTTCACCGCCATGCTGCGCCTGGACCACAACCGCGCGCTGAGCCAGCTGTCGACCAAGCTCGGCAAGCCGGTCGGTGGCATGGAGAAGCTGGTCGTGTGGGGCAACCACAGCCCGACCATGTACCCGGACTACCGTTTCGCCACCGCCGATGGTGCGTCGATCGCCGATGCGATCAACGACCAGGAGTGGAACGCCAACACCTTCATTCCGACCGTCGGCAAGCGCGGCGCGGCGATCATCGAAGCCCGTGGCTCGTCCTCGGCTGCTTCGGCCGCCAACGCAGCGATCGACCACGTGCGTGACTGGGTGCTGGGCAGCAACGGCAAGTGGGTCACCATGGGCGTGCCGTCCGACGGTTCCTACGGCATTCCGGAAGGCGTGATCTTCGGTTTCGCGGTGACCACCGAGAACGGCAAGTACACCCTGGTCAAGGATCTGCCGATCGACGACTTCAGCCAGAAGTACATCGACAAGACCCTGGCCGAGCTGGAAGAAGAGCGCGCCGGCGTCGCCCACCTGCTGGGCTGATGCAGGCGGTACCGGCCCTGGCCGGTACGTCTTCCATCGAGGTAGGTACCGGCCATTGGCCGGTACGCAGAAACGGGGAAGCTTCGGCTTCCCCGTTTCTGTTTGAACGGATACGGAGCCGCATGATCCACCTGCATTACATCGACGACGCGCTGCTGGTGGCCGAGAAGCCGGCCGGCCTGCTGTCCGTGCCCGGCCGCAGCGCCGAGAATCAGGACTGCGTGGTCGCGCGCCTGCAGGCGCTGTACCCGGATGCACTGACCGTGCACCGCCTGGACCAGGTGACCTCCGGCCTACTGCTGCATGCGCGCGGCAAGGAGATGCAGGTCGCGTTGTCCATGCAGTTTGAGCAGCGCCAGGTTGGGAAGCGTTATGAAGCGATCGTGGAGGGGCTGCTTGAAGGCGATGCAGGCGAAGTGGACCTGCCGTTGATCGTGGACTGGCCGAACCGGCCGAAGCAGATGGTCGATCATGAACGCGGCAAGCCGGCGCTGACACGCTGGCGCGTAATGGCGCGCGATGTTGAAGCGCAGCGCACCCGCGTGGCGTTGGAACCGATCACTGGCCGCAGCCATCAGCTGCGCCTGCACATGGCCAGTCTCGGTCATCCCATCGTCGGTGATGTGCTGTATGACGCCGCGCCGGCGCAGCGTGTGCATCTGCATGCGCGCAGCCTGCGGTTCACCCATCCGGTGACGGGCGAAGCGCTCACGTTCGAGTCCCCGGTTCCGTTCTAGGGGTTCGGCAGGGCTTGCAGCCCTGCACCTGCAGAATCAACGTCAACGTCAAAAGCGGGCTATCCGTGGGATGGCGGGGCACTGTGGGTGTGCGGGGACGCCGTAAACCCGTCCATGGGGGCTTGGTCGCGGCATCCATGCCGCTCACACCCCGCAAACCCACAGTGCCCCGCCTCTGACAGATTCCCGCGGCTGTTGGCAACTGCGGCCGTTGTTTCGCGCGGCTGTTGGTAGGTGTCGACCTTGGTCGACACGATTTTTCTGTCAGAAATCGAATGAAACATTCACGCATGGCGTGGATCTACCGTGTCGACCAAGGTCGACACCCACCAGAGCAATTTGCCGTTCCGACAGATCGCGGAGAACTGTCGAAGGCGGGGTGGGTCCGGTTGAGGGGGCGTGAGCCGCATGGATGCGGCGACCGAGCTTACATGGACGTACTTGCAGCGTCCCCCTCAACCGGACCCACCCCGCCATCCCCCAGGAAACCAGCTTCTGCTGTTGCTTGGGCTTCGGCCTCTGCAGGTGCAGGGCTGCACGCCCTGCAGAACAAAACCCCACCCCCTACCAAGGTAGGGCGGCCCGCGCGCCAGCGCCGGACTATCCTCGAACCCATGACTTTGTCTGGGAGGGCTGCGTCATGAACTACGAGGAAACCTACCGTCGCTCGATCGACGAGCCGGAGGCCTTCTGGGGCGAGGAAGCCAAGCGCATCCATTGGCACAAGCCGCCGCAGCAGGTGCTCGACTACAGCAATCCGCCGTTCCGGCGATGGTTCGTCGGCGGCGAAACCAATCTCTGCTACAACGCCGTCGACCGCCACCTGGCCGAGCGCGCCGAGCAGCTCGCGCTGGTTGCCATTTCCACCGAGACCAACAGCACCCGCGAGATCACCTACCGCCAGCTGTATCGCGAGGTGAATGACTTCGCTGCCGTGCTCAAGCACCTGGGTGTCGGCCACGGCGACCGCGTGGTGATCTACATGCCGAACATGGCCGAAGCCGTGTTCGCGATGCTGGCCTGCGCGCGCATCGGTGCGGTGCACTCGGTGGTGTTCGGTGGCTTCGC
This portion of the Stenotrophomonas sp. WZN-1 genome encodes:
- a CDS encoding amidase, producing the protein MRPSLPPLLTCLLAALPALLSAGCSPATSSAHAAEPASRNVPFPYAETDVADLQARMTAGELDSITLTQAYLQRIATLDRTGPRLRAVIELNPDALKEAAARDRERRDGRLRGPLHGIPVLLKDNINAAPMATSAGSLALQGFRPDDAYLVRRLRDAGAVVLGKTNLSEWANFRGNDSVSGWSARGGQTRNPYRLSHSPCGSSSGSAVAVAANLASVAIGTETDGSIVCPAAINGIVGLKPTVGLVSRDGIIPISFSQDTAGPMTRSVADAAAVLTAIAGRDDADPATATMPGRAVYDYTARLDPQGLRGKRIGLLQTPLLKYRGMPPLIEQAATELRRAGAIVVPVELPNQGAWAEAERMVLLYEFKAGLERYFSTHRAPLRSLAELIAFNQAHSKQELGLFGQELLVEADATAGLADPAYIRARSDARRLAGPEGIDAALAAHQLDALVAPTTGVAWPIRSEGDDFPGESYSAAAVAGYPSLSVPMGQIDGLPVGLLFMGTAWSEPKLIEMAYAYEQRTRARRPPHFDTDTLIEAGEP
- a CDS encoding 3-deoxy-7-phosphoheptulonate synthase class II — its product is MSLSAVSPVPEPAATAAGAAWSPESWRGKTALQMPTYPDPVALDAALHELKRLPPLVTSWEILALKQQLAEAQEGKRFLLQGGDCAENFSDCESGTISNRLKVLLQMSLVLVHGLRQPVIRVGRFAGQYAKPRSADTETRDGVTLPSYRGDVINAPAFTEAARLPDPKRMLQAHAHSAMTMNFVRALIDGGFADLHHPEYWNLEWVRHSPLAAEYQKMVASIGDAVHFMETLAGARVHNLNRIDFYTSHEALLLPYEQALTRQVPRQQGWLNLSTHYPWIGMRTAALDGAHVEYLRGVRNPIAIKVGPSVTPDQLLRLIDVLNPHDEPGRLSFIHRMGAAQIADKLPPLLDAVKRDGRRVLWVCDAMHGNTESTANGFKTRRFDNVRGEVEMSFDLHAAAGTRLGGVHLELTGEDVTECTGGARELTERDLERAYRSTVDPRLNYEQSLEIAMAIVRKQEQVR
- a CDS encoding TonB-dependent receptor, whose product is MKPSLLATGITFALTLASLPSLAAAADATPVKDLDTVTVSAQLDQARNALSPDIGSSQYQITAEDIQKQPLGASAPLSQVLLQAPGVVQDSFGGVHVRGDHANLQYRINGVLLPESISGFGQTLDARTIKSVRLMDGALPAQFGERTAAVVDITTRSGAELGNGGSAGLTAGSFGKINPNASWWGNQGRWSWFLTGNYDQNEVGLENPTSSRKPLHDDTHQGKAFADLTYLVNENTRLSVFAGFANNRFQIPVNPGQTPQFGYLDTTTFDSSQLDETQRETTRFGMLVLQGTLGSTAYQLSAGQRYSDVAFNPDVIGDLVFSGVASQVQRSNRANTLQADFSTPLGNDHTLRYGLYGNYENARASNHSWVFPVDDAGQQSSTTPMLIPDRSAFHASTLALYVQDEWKIGDDWTVNYGLRGDRYKAFGHAEGQLSPRVGVVWNASDSTTVHAGYSRYFTPPASELIASSDIALYDGTTNQQPGGGNNIPLAERSDYYDIGVSQQLGEHLTLGLDAYDRRVARLQDEGQFGAAYIYSTFNYRRGHIRGLEFSADYSNGPFSAYFNAAYNKAIGTQVITSQYNLDPDALAYVANHWIHLDHDQKLTSSGGLSYAFAGHNRIGANYVFGSGLRSDIEGVPNGGELPSYLQVNLSAGHDFNADSGHPLHVQLAVINALDRSYQLRDGGGVGVFAPQWGPRRGAYLSLQQDF
- a CDS encoding DUF2127 domain-containing protein: MNQSGYNPDPHRHPGLHVIALLEASKAMLALLAATGLEVLGPQPLRHGIMVLIRRFSLDPDHGTLPSLLHMISPDAVHLAAAGMIGYGLLHLVEAWGLWRAKAWASWLGCLTASLYLPFDIFAIIRHPGWPSWTILAINLIVVYVLARDLRKRHR
- a CDS encoding mechanosensitive ion channel family protein, which produces MHWQSAQAYAWPLGLAVVVGGIGAWLILWIYHRLKGRDRRRARIGRVLGLPMATAWPLLLLIPALQATPLQDPLLANLQHVLHIALTACFIWLLVRAVAAGERAILRSHPIDVSDNLEARRIQTQTRVLSRVLMGGIIVLGASLVLLTFPMVQKIGTALLASAGLIGLVAGIAAKPVFGNLIAGLQIAVTQPIRLDDVVIVEGEWGRIEEIGSSYVVVRIWDERRMVVPLTWFIENPFQNWTRRSADLLGTAFLWLDYRAPIPAIRAELERICRGEALWDGRVCVTQVTETSERAIQVRLLVSARNSGDAFDLRCLVRERMLDFLAREHPQSLPQVRARLQHADELDMPRGPRARTADVRSPGAEDGEAAILPVEPEPER